A genomic region of Actinomycetota bacterium contains the following coding sequences:
- a CDS encoding YibE/F family protein, giving the protein MEKVVRRHRVMLVVVSVLALVVVAGAAALWPRGEVDRPAGAGQQDATRVVPATLTGVQEVRCEQADPAAAQATCVKVQAELAGGRRVSFETTDPTGDTLRVGQRVKLAEVEQEGGQASYYIQDLERTRPMVVLVALFVLAVVAFGGWQGVRSLLGLVVSLAIIIGFIVPAILGGHNPVPVALVGAMAIMLVSLYLSHGVSRKTTAAVVGTALALGLTAVLTAGFVAATALTGLASEDAQKASFQVGGLSLRGLLLAAIIIGGLGVLDDVTVSQASLVFELRRANPSASFGQLVQGALAVGRDHIAATVNTLFLAYAGASLPLLVLFSTGGAGFGEVATAEVAAVEVVRTLCGSVGLIAAVPLTTMLAAALAAPQAEATDQLAHHSPAAARMPYSPRRGLASDQSVLCFEQVLALHQPVLSHAAVGTSGWPPLEELPTDARQAVLEVQQQAATSRDRGGSWYRKAFTVGRAALDLHDPGQLDLLRRCGPFSTDARVWVEDDPMPVIESTETLDGAPRFTYRLDPVELERLRAALDRAGLAGASLVPRRSRAHVGH; this is encoded by the coding sequence ATGGAGAAGGTGGTTCGCCGCCATCGGGTGATGCTGGTAGTGGTCAGCGTGCTGGCCCTGGTCGTCGTCGCTGGTGCGGCGGCGCTCTGGCCCCGCGGGGAGGTCGACAGGCCGGCCGGGGCGGGGCAGCAGGATGCGACCCGGGTGGTGCCGGCGACGCTGACCGGGGTGCAGGAGGTCCGCTGTGAGCAGGCCGACCCGGCTGCCGCCCAGGCGACCTGCGTCAAGGTGCAGGCCGAGCTGGCCGGTGGCCGGCGGGTCAGCTTTGAGACCACCGATCCGACCGGCGATACCCTCCGGGTTGGCCAGCGGGTCAAGCTGGCCGAGGTGGAACAGGAAGGAGGCCAGGCGAGCTACTACATCCAGGACCTGGAACGCACCCGGCCCATGGTGGTGCTGGTGGCGCTGTTCGTGCTGGCGGTGGTCGCCTTCGGTGGCTGGCAGGGGGTCCGGTCGCTGCTCGGGCTGGTCGTGTCGTTGGCGATCATCATCGGGTTCATCGTCCCGGCCATCCTGGGTGGCCACAACCCGGTGCCGGTGGCGCTGGTCGGGGCCATGGCGATCATGCTGGTCTCGCTGTATCTGTCCCATGGTGTCAGCCGCAAGACGACAGCCGCGGTGGTCGGCACCGCCCTCGCGCTGGGCTTGACCGCGGTCCTGACCGCCGGGTTCGTGGCCGCGACCGCCCTCACCGGGCTGGCCAGCGAGGATGCGCAGAAGGCCAGCTTCCAGGTCGGCGGCCTGTCGCTGCGTGGCCTGTTGCTGGCCGCAATCATCATCGGCGGCCTGGGCGTCCTGGACGACGTCACCGTCTCCCAGGCCTCACTGGTGTTCGAGCTGCGGCGCGCCAACCCATCGGCCAGCTTCGGCCAGCTGGTCCAGGGCGCCCTGGCAGTTGGCCGCGACCACATCGCCGCCACCGTGAACACGTTGTTTCTGGCCTATGCGGGGGCGTCGCTGCCGTTGCTGGTGCTGTTCAGCACCGGCGGCGCCGGCTTTGGCGAGGTGGCCACGGCCGAGGTGGCGGCGGTCGAGGTGGTGCGGACCCTGTGCGGCTCGGTCGGGCTGATCGCGGCGGTCCCGCTGACCACCATGCTCGCGGCCGCGCTGGCCGCCCCACAGGCCGAGGCCACCGATCAGCTGGCCCACCACAGCCCGGCCGCAGCCCGCATGCCCTATTCACCACGCCGCGGCCTGGCCTCGGACCAGTCCGTGTTGTGCTTCGAGCAGGTGCTCGCGCTCCATCAGCCGGTGCTGTCGCATGCGGCCGTGGGGACCAGCGGCTGGCCGCCGCTGGAGGAGCTACCCACCGATGCCCGCCAGGCGGTGCTGGAGGTGCAGCAGCAGGCGGCAACCAGCCGTGACCGTGGTGGGTCCTGGTATCGCAAGGCCTTCACCGTGGGCCGGGCCGCCCTCGACCTCCACGACCCCGGGCAGCTTGACTTGCTGCGACGCTGTGGCCCGTTCTCCACCGACGCCCGCGTCTGGGTCGAGGATGATCCGATGCCGGTCATCGAGAGCACCGAGACCCTGGACGGTGCACCGCGTTTCACCTATCGCCTGGACCCCGTGGAGCTGGAGCGCCTACGCGCTGCGCTCGACCGGGCCGGCCTGGCCGGCGCCAGCCTGGTGCCGCGCCGCTCCCGGGCCCACGTCGGCCACTGA
- a CDS encoding TIGR03943 family protein — MTDEQTRSVLLVVLGATAIWLWWSGEVLNYVRPGLAPYLLASGVIVGLLGLLPPVGLLGQQAAGPAHGSGGHQHTARVGWLLLVPVLVVLLVQPTALGSYAVSGRSVVPGGDDDQYPPLAAPVRGAVPMPMAEFITRAVRDPGQSLTGVRVRLTGFVAPAEDADGYRLTRFVIFCCAADAEALQAVVHGDPAPRARDQWLEVEGTWLPRPAAVDDPTPPPPVLQADLVRPIAPPRPPYEYSVQFTG, encoded by the coding sequence ATGACCGATGAGCAGACCCGCAGCGTGCTGCTGGTGGTCCTGGGCGCGACGGCCATCTGGCTGTGGTGGAGCGGGGAGGTGCTCAACTACGTCCGGCCCGGGCTGGCTCCCTACCTGCTGGCGAGTGGGGTGATCGTGGGGCTGCTGGGGCTGCTGCCGCCGGTCGGCCTCCTCGGCCAGCAGGCGGCCGGTCCCGCGCACGGCTCCGGCGGCCACCAGCACACGGCCCGGGTCGGTTGGCTGTTGCTGGTGCCGGTGCTGGTGGTGCTGCTCGTCCAGCCGACCGCGCTCGGGTCCTACGCGGTCTCGGGCCGGTCGGTGGTCCCAGGTGGCGACGACGACCAGTACCCACCGTTGGCCGCCCCGGTTCGGGGCGCGGTCCCGATGCCGATGGCCGAGTTCATCACCCGCGCGGTCCGCGACCCCGGCCAGTCGCTGACCGGGGTGCGGGTACGGCTGACAGGGTTCGTCGCCCCCGCCGAGGACGCCGACGGCTACCGGCTGACCCGCTTTGTCATCTTCTGCTGCGCCGCCGACGCCGAAGCCCTCCAGGCAGTCGTCCATGGCGACCCGGCCCCCCGGGCCCGGGACCAGTGGCTGGAGGTCGAGGGAACCTGGCTGCCCCGCCCGGCCGCCGTCGACGACCCGACCCCACCCCCACCGGTGCTCCAGGCCGACCTGGTGCGCCCGATCGCCCCGCCCCGGCCCCCGTACGAGTACTCGGTCCAGTTCACCGGCTGA